One stretch of Oryzias latipes chromosome 7, ASM223467v1 DNA includes these proteins:
- the LOC101172331 gene encoding protein phosphatase 1 regulatory subunit 3D-like, producing MSLHVGRSICSSNMDRGWVIGHERIISSESEPPMSGQPGVSRPCITIKVTEMLQADKPNPAKKPVQIRPPSPRTSLPKEKDRQHLPSCEPTPKPIIRQRSRSLPSSTEKKRRRRRNAGVRFVDSLGIDLEDVRLFKSGEDPFVPHHVTFRLLMGAEMADGRHLEISLPYLKPVFAEQPGDQPDFLRRLYQQKVCLEKIQCFELGIIGITQVVNVHFEKDVRVRYSFTEWKGYTESKASWVSTTTKTLEKQQFGCDAFCFHLPVPPFLQPGALLEFAIKYKVCGAEYWDNNNGENYKLVCQNYKLTVPKECEESMLHFI from the exons ATGTCCTTACATG TGGGCCGCTCTATATGTTCCTCCAACATGGATAGAGGCTGGGTTATTGGACACGAGAGGATAATCTCTTCAGAATCTGAACCGCCAATGTCGGGCCAACCCGGGGTCTCAAGGCCCTGCATAACGATTAAAGTGACTGAAATGCTTCAAGCTGACAAGCCCAATCCGGCAAAGAAGCCTGTCCAGATTCGGCCACCAAGCCCAAGGACGTCTCTACCGAAAGAAAAAGACCGCCAGCATCTCCCCTCTTGTGAGCCCACACCCAAACCCATCATTCGACAACGCTCGCGCTCCTTACCGTCCTCCACagagaagaaaaggaggagaCGTAGGAATGCTGGCGTACGCTTTGTTGATTCACTGGGAATAGATTTGGAAGATGTCCGGCTTTTTAAATCAGGAGAAGATCCTTTTGTACCACACCACGTCACTTTTAGACTGTTGATGGGTGCTGAGATGGCCGATGGAAGGCATCTGGAGATCTCCTTGCCATATCTGAAACCAGTTTTTGCTGAACAACCTGGTGACCAGCCAGACTTTCTGCGTCGACTTTATCAACAGAAAGTGTGTCTGGAGAAAATTCAGTGCTTTGAATTGGGCATTATTGGGATCACTCAAGTGGTAAATGTACACTTTGAAAAGGATGTCAGGGTTCGGTATTCTTTTACAGAATGGAAGGGTTACACAGAATCTAAGGCATCTTGGGTTTCCACGACCACCAAGACCTTAGAAAAGCAGCAGTTCGGCtgtgatgcattttgttttcatctgccGGTCCCTCCTTTCTTACAGCCAGGAGCACTGTTAGAATTTGCCATTAAATACAAAGTGTGTGGGGCTGAATACTGGGACAACAACAATGGAGAAAATTATAAATTAGTTTGCCAAAACTACAAACTCACTGTGCCTAAAGAATGTGAGGAGAGCATGCTGCATTTTATCTAG
- the LOC101159193 gene encoding uncharacterized protein LOC101159193, producing MGPIMQERTASTTLKRVVSKEKIRVKNTENSGPVTSSKKSNKTKKPVVGQLKNGLPGPDQDKDTVTAMQRGAQSKGGKLKSVSTKNTSKVSSPEEDGDLRPLHRKHLSAQRKEDKRDIQRPSQCSIELPQNRQGVGKNRRALSLPLSPISGLRQSPALLLSHSLAPTPESLQHYIHKEEDTDSASDLSDSERLPVLPSPCTPCTPPHLNLRAEIINIDDFPPDFPGPHGTVEDDDEDEIEKPKYSYPDFLPPPFNSWSLRQLAVFLHTEGRGAPRPKPVGPLEKYLERLLQLEWLQVQTVQAESSRPPGSRTRPQSFPSAAAANPSRPHTAPSSRLNSPKGMRPSQRAFPYTPVNNPPSPASAQHQLSRFPVCPHCHIRYPLCNGSCSSYAYQRHSRLSPLFERRARPGTAAKRSSSETRASSTEGRSPGGQSGGGAQTPVSPSAGKSHLKQMQAAGNVRKHTQEGGTHQNGKSQMRKSRVRANSETDVKNQAGGIKTPVTPVAEKRGFAASKRELVASKREEKDWQRIEARGQASKAAIKKAAKEPASLSKAPLNNKQNGKTKNVHFVAK from the exons ATGGGACCCATCATGCAGGAACGCACAGCATCCACGACACTTAAACGCGTCGTTTCCAAAGAGAAAATCCGGGTTAAGAATACCGAAAACAGCGGGCCAGTGACGAG TTCTAAGaaaagtaacaaaacaaaaaaacctgtggtGGGACAGCTGAAAAATGGGCTGCCAGGACCTGACCAGGATAAGGACACAGTGACAGCAATGCAGAGG ggTGCTCAATCTAAAGGTGGAAAACTTAAGTCTGTTAGTACAAAGAACACAAGCAAAGTCTCCAG tcCTGAGGAAGATGGCGATTTGAGACCCCTACATCGGAAACACCTGTCTgcacagagaaaagaggacaaacGAGACATCCAACGACCGTCACAATGCAGCATTGAGCTACCACAGAATCGCCAGGGGGTGGGGAAAAATCGGCGCGCGCTATCTCTTCCCCTTTCCCCAATATCAGGGCTACGTCAATCACCAGCTCTACTTCTGTCACACTCCCTGGCCCCGACCCCAGAGTCCCTGCAGCACTACATCCATAAAGAGGAAGACACTGACAGTGCCAGTGATCTGTCAGATTCTGAAAGGCTGCCTGTTCTACCCTCTCCATGCACCCCCTGCACACCTCCACACCTTAACCTCCGGGCGGAAATCATCAACATTGATGACTTCCCCCCAGACTTCCCAGGGCCCCATGGAACAgtggaggatgatgatgaagatgagatCGAGAAACCGAAGTACAGTTATCCAGATTTCCTGCCACCTCCCTTCAACAGCTGGAGTCTGAGACAGCTGGCAGTGTTTCTTCACACCGAAGGTCGCGGTGCCCCCCGGCCGAAGCCTGTGGGACCGTTGGAGAAGTACCTGGAGAGGTTGCTGCAGCTAGAGTGGCTCCAGGTTCAAACAGTGCAAGCAGAGAGCAGCCGTCCTCCTGGGAGCCGCACAAGACCACAAAGCTtcccctctgctgctgcagctaaCCCATCCAGGCCTCACACAGCCCCATCATCCCGTCTAAACTCCCCCAAGGGCATGAGGCCCAGCCAGAGAGCTTTCCCCTACACGCCAGTCAACAACCCCCCATCGCCTGCTTCGGCTCAGCACCAACTTTCACGCTttcctgtttgtccacactgtcaCATCCGCTATCCCTTGTGCAATGGAAGCTGCTCATCCTATGCTTACCAGCGGCACTCGCGACTAAGCCCACTGTTTGAACGCAGAGCACGGCCTGGCACCGCAGCAAAGAGAAGCAGCAGCGAGACCAGAGCGTCGTCGACCGAAGGTAGGAGCCCCGGAGGACAGAGTGGAGGAGGGGCTCAGACCCCGGTTAGCCCCTCAGCTGGGAAGAGTCATCTTAAACAAATGCAAGCTGCAGGCAATGTCCGCAAGCACACCCAGGAAGGCGGCACACACCAGAACGGCAAAAGTCAGATGAGGAAAAGCCGTGTCAGAGCCAACTCGGAGACGGATGTCAAAAATCAAGCTGGGGGAATTAAAACACCTGTTACACCAGTTGCAGAGAAACGGGGTTTTGCTGCAAGTAAGAGAGAGTTGGTGGCATCTAAAAGGGAAGAGAAGGACTGGCAGAGGATCGAGGCAAGAGGTCAGGCCTCTAAAGCTGCCATTAAAAAAGCTGCTAAAGAGCCAGCGTCTTTGTCCAAAGCTCCGCTTAATAATAAGCAGaatggcaaaacaaaaaatgtgcacTTTGTTGCAAAGTAA
- the ttll9 gene encoding probable tubulin polyglutamylase TTLL9 isoform X1, whose protein sequence is MTSASVLKNKTSGCKSSIDHGKSEEREGRNCIRYKCVPLNTIKDVMHQRPNWIEVKDDGEWDFNWCDVGWLRENFDHAYMEEHVRINHFRNHYELTRKNLMVKNLKRFQKNLEKDMGRTEASKCDFFPSTYAMPSEYHLFVEEFNRNPGSTWIMKPVAKSQGKGIFLFRKLKDIIDWKKDRSRSEEQKDAAHLDSYVVQRYIENPYLINGRKFDLRVYVLVTSYVPLKVWLYRDGFARFSSSRFSLSTIDDKYMHLTNVSVQKTAPDYDPEKGCKWQMQQLRRYLTAKYGREVVETLFGDMDNIIIRSLQSVQKVIINDKHCFELYGYDILLDHNLKPWLIEVNASPSHAPSSQEDYEMKYGLLEDTLNVVDMEGRLTGQEKRVGGFDLMWNDGPVYTEDLNLQTFGSLSFTANTHLGCVNDREKNLRQLLKPFPLQKKI, encoded by the exons ATGACGAGCGCATCAGTATTAAAAAACAAG ACATCTGGGTGTAAAAGCTCAATTGACCATGGTAAAAGTGAAGAAAG GGAGGGACGAAACTGTATTCGTTATAAATGTGTCCCACTCAATACCATAAAAGACGTCATGCACCAAAGACCAAACTGGATAGAAGTCAAAGA TGATggagagtgggactttaactggtGTGATGTGGGCTGGCTACGGGAGAATTTTGACCATGCATACATGGAGGAACATGTCAGAATAAATCACTTTCGCAACCATTATGAG CTTACACGCAAAAATCTCATGGTAAAAAACCtcaaaagatttcagaaaaacctggaaaagGACATGGGGCGTACCGAGGCATCTAAATGTGATTTCTTCCCGAGCACCTATGCAATGCCGAGCGAATATCATCTCTTTGTGGAGGAGTTCAACAGAAATCCTGGCAGCACTTGGATCATGAAGCCA GTTGCAAAGTCCCAAGGGAAAGGGATTTTTCTATTCAGGAAACTGAAAGACATCATTGACTGGAAGAAG GATCGCTCCCGGTCAGAGGAGCAGAAGGATGCCGCTCATTTGGACAGCTATGTAGTACAACGTTATATTGAAAATCCCTACCTGATTAAtg GTAGAAAATTTGACCTGAGAGTTTATGTCCTTGTCACTTCG TATGTTCCTTTGAAAGTCTGGCTGTACAGAGATGGCTTTGCCCGCTTCTCAAGCTCTCGCTTTTCTCTCAGCACCATAGATGACAaat ACATGCATCTCACGAACGTGTCTGTTCAAAAAACAGCACCTGACTACGACCCTGAAAAG GGGTGCAAATGGCAAATGCAGCAGCTAAGAAGATACTTGACTGCAAAGTATGGCAGAGAGGTGGTTGAAACTCTTTTTGGAGACATGGATAACATCATCATCCGAAGCCTTCAGAGTGTGCAGAAAGTCATTATAAATGACAAGCACTGCTTTGAGCTCTACGGTTATGACATCCTGCTGGATCACAACCTCAAACC GTGGCTGATTGAGGTGAATGCCTCTCCATCACACGCACCCAGCAGTCAAGAGGATTACGAGATGAAGTACGGACTGTTGGAGGACACTTTGAATGTTGTTGACATGGAAGGAAG GCTGACTGGTCAGGAGAAGAGAGTTGGAGGTTTTGATCTCATGTGGAACGATGGGCCCGTTTACACAGAGGACCTCAACTTACAAACCTTTGGCAGCTTAAGCTTTACAGCCAACACACATTTGG GCTGTGTTAATGACAGGGAGAAGAACCTCCGACAACTGCTGAAACCATTTCCCCTCCAGAAGAAGATTTAA
- the ttll9 gene encoding probable tubulin polyglutamylase TTLL9 isoform X2, producing the protein MHQRPNWIEVKDDGEWDFNWCDVGWLRENFDHAYMEEHVRINHFRNHYELTRKNLMVKNLKRFQKNLEKDMGRTEASKCDFFPSTYAMPSEYHLFVEEFNRNPGSTWIMKPVAKSQGKGIFLFRKLKDIIDWKKDRSRSEEQKDAAHLDSYVVQRYIENPYLINGRKFDLRVYVLVTSYVPLKVWLYRDGFARFSSSRFSLSTIDDKYMHLTNVSVQKTAPDYDPEKGCKWQMQQLRRYLTAKYGREVVETLFGDMDNIIIRSLQSVQKVIINDKHCFELYGYDILLDHNLKPWLIEVNASPSHAPSSQEDYEMKYGLLEDTLNVVDMEGRLTGQEKRVGGFDLMWNDGPVYTEDLNLQTFGSLSFTANTHLGCVNDREKNLRQLLKPFPLQKKI; encoded by the exons ATGCACCAAAGACCAAACTGGATAGAAGTCAAAGA TGATggagagtgggactttaactggtGTGATGTGGGCTGGCTACGGGAGAATTTTGACCATGCATACATGGAGGAACATGTCAGAATAAATCACTTTCGCAACCATTATGAG CTTACACGCAAAAATCTCATGGTAAAAAACCtcaaaagatttcagaaaaacctggaaaagGACATGGGGCGTACCGAGGCATCTAAATGTGATTTCTTCCCGAGCACCTATGCAATGCCGAGCGAATATCATCTCTTTGTGGAGGAGTTCAACAGAAATCCTGGCAGCACTTGGATCATGAAGCCA GTTGCAAAGTCCCAAGGGAAAGGGATTTTTCTATTCAGGAAACTGAAAGACATCATTGACTGGAAGAAG GATCGCTCCCGGTCAGAGGAGCAGAAGGATGCCGCTCATTTGGACAGCTATGTAGTACAACGTTATATTGAAAATCCCTACCTGATTAAtg GTAGAAAATTTGACCTGAGAGTTTATGTCCTTGTCACTTCG TATGTTCCTTTGAAAGTCTGGCTGTACAGAGATGGCTTTGCCCGCTTCTCAAGCTCTCGCTTTTCTCTCAGCACCATAGATGACAaat ACATGCATCTCACGAACGTGTCTGTTCAAAAAACAGCACCTGACTACGACCCTGAAAAG GGGTGCAAATGGCAAATGCAGCAGCTAAGAAGATACTTGACTGCAAAGTATGGCAGAGAGGTGGTTGAAACTCTTTTTGGAGACATGGATAACATCATCATCCGAAGCCTTCAGAGTGTGCAGAAAGTCATTATAAATGACAAGCACTGCTTTGAGCTCTACGGTTATGACATCCTGCTGGATCACAACCTCAAACC GTGGCTGATTGAGGTGAATGCCTCTCCATCACACGCACCCAGCAGTCAAGAGGATTACGAGATGAAGTACGGACTGTTGGAGGACACTTTGAATGTTGTTGACATGGAAGGAAG GCTGACTGGTCAGGAGAAGAGAGTTGGAGGTTTTGATCTCATGTGGAACGATGGGCCCGTTTACACAGAGGACCTCAACTTACAAACCTTTGGCAGCTTAAGCTTTACAGCCAACACACATTTGG GCTGTGTTAATGACAGGGAGAAGAACCTCCGACAACTGCTGAAACCATTTCCCCTCCAGAAGAAGATTTAA